DNA sequence from the Dreissena polymorpha isolate Duluth1 chromosome 3, UMN_Dpol_1.0, whole genome shotgun sequence genome:
CAATGTAACATTCCAAAACACGTTCGAGcatctattattttttatgtccGGAACACGGCGCACAGCATTAAGATCTAAATGTGTGTTAGTCGGGGAGGTGGATTACAGCGGCtaacaaaaaacattaaatttaaaccgCAACTTGTTCATGCCGCCGAACGGGTTCGCCTTGCATGTGCGGCTCCATGTGTTGAAATTCGTGCGTGACACGGGATACCTCGATGAAATAAAACCCCGGTTACTATGAGGGCGTGCGCGGTGCCTTAAGAAGTAATAGCGATATACGCGTTAGATGCGTAATCAACATCGCTACTAAAATCGTATACAGATACAAGAACACCTTTCACTCCAGCGTGTAACTAAATATTGCATATATTCTTCAAAACGTTTTGTTCTTTCGATTGCGCACAAGTACACACCGTATTACGCGTCACGTCGATGGCAGAATGTTCCGTCGATGACAGATAGCTTTACTCGACCGCGTAAACAGGTAGGTTACAAATTCGttcgatataattatataaagcaaGTAAGGCCAAAATCGTTGCTACGAACATATTGTCCATTGACTGAGGACGCCACAAGGTAATGTTGGACTCGTAGTTCaagtttttgaagaaatgtgaaCGAGTTAAAAGTGACAGTTTCCGAAAAATCATTGAACATGACtgcattttcttcaaaatatctgaagtttgaaataaatgactTGATTTCGTGTTATATGCTTACGCATTTATCCCTTAAGGATACGTAAGCCAAATATCCGCCCTTTGAGTTGTTTAATGAACATTTTACAGGCGTCCAAATTGACCCCGTCGAAAAAAAATTGGTGCCGTAGTtggcagatatgtattttaaatgatgccgcTGATGGCAGAAACGCTGTAGAAAATGCTAACGTAgatgacagattgtcaaaataactattttatttatttctctctTCTTTTTGTTCTTTTATACACAATTGAGAAGCGAAACTGTCCTTTGTAATATATTCTTAAGAAAAGAAGGTTATGTGTGCAGTAAGTGTATGaatattatgttcaataaaattgattatgatacctatataatatatataatgatgctataatataatataatgagggTGTTTTTTTGTAGAAAACCGTCACCATGAAGAGGTTCAGGTGTTATTACTGTGACTCTGAGTTTGATGTCCACAAAGACACTGTACACAACCTCATAGAACACCACGAATCTTTAACCATTAAGTACAGGGAGCTGGAACTGAATGAGAAAACATGTCGTCAAGGCTACTGAACAAAGGATTATGATATTTATCCGGCAGAATGTTCCGTCTTAATATGTTCTAAGATATTTAACAATGACaatgaataagtacatgtatatttaatgataGTTGGAATCATATTTAGGgctattaaaatataaactatgtaTCGCTATAATGTAACTGTCCATACCTGTTATatagaaaagcttatttaaatttTTCAGAGACCACGTCTTTGACACTACAGAAAGAAATCGCAAGAAGCAGAAACGAAAGAAAGGACAGATATCGGCTCCAGATCAACTTGCGCATGGACAAAGGGGCGTGAGACAATTTCATGCATGCGATGAATCCAAGATTTTAGCCCATATCCGCAAAGGTCTTAAAGATATTCAACAACACATCACAATTCATCTGTTAAACTTTATTTAGAACTGTAAcagtaaaaacatgtaaacaaaaacataacatcTGAAATCTCCCTGCTACAACTGtgttacattattttcaaaacaaacgtCGACTATGGAcagtttaacattattgttacatCTCATACACTATCGGGTTCGTCATTTTTCCTATATAACGTATACTGCGACTTTAAAATTCTGAGATATAAAATAACGTGTATGTTGTTATAGACATCGTTGTTTGTGTTAGAATGGCATGTCTGTGAAAACGTATAATGTTAGAGAGGTTTAGATTGTACATCTAAATTGTTACTTCAACGAATTATTTTACTATACGTTGCATTGAGCGTCTCGTCTTTAGTCATCTGGAAACCCACCGATATAGAtaaattgagatttttttaatttttatcagcGTGTTTTCGAGTCCAAAACTTTTAGTTTTACCTCTATCGCTGGCTTTCCAGACGACTTAACAAGAAACGCCCGATGCAAAAAATAACCTAATCATACGTATAAGTTACaagtaaaacatacaaaacaaaacctctAGATGACTTACCATCTCCATCAAAATACGTTtgacttgtatttatatttttaaacgtaCTTGTTCAATAAAAGCAATATTAGATAATTATCATGTTAGAAATACAATTgttatcattaaattttaaatcagattatgtgttttgttttgttttcacttaaaaATTGTAATGGTTATAATGCACGGACCTACAGGACTTACTGGTATACTAATATGACTTGACGGAGTTTAAAACAGTGTGACTAGCTTCAAAAGAACATTAACaatgaaaaacaattaaacatttgataataaacaaaaagaTTTCTGAAAACTCAAAAAATCGTATAAAGATTGTTCTGAAAATCTTAAAAGAGGTAAACATTATTATGTCGACGAACATGGCCATTTGAATTAATTGCGTATATACGAAATCATGATTCAACACAGACACTTGTTATGATAAATAAGGCACTAGTAAACATTTAAAGTTCATACCgcatcattataataaatatcaaatacagtGTATGCCACTGTGATGTATGgtcacatatatttttaacatatggtCATAATCCTTTGTTCTGTAGCCGTGACGACCCATGTTCTCATTCAGTTCCAGCTCCCTGTACTTAATGGTTAAGATTCGTGGTGTTCTATGAGGTGGTGTACAGTGTCTTTGTGGACATCAAACTCAAGAGTCACAGTAATAACACCTGAACCTCTTGATGGTGACGGTTTTCTACAAAAAAACAccctcattatattatattatagcctcgtcatatatattatataggtatcACAATCAAGTTTATTGAACAGAATATTCATACACCTTCAGCATACATAACCTTCTTTTCTTGAGAATATATTACAAAGGACAGTTTCGCTTCTCAATTGTGAATAAAAGTACAAAACGAAGAGAAAAATAAACGAAatagttattttgacaatctgtcatcTAAGTTAGCATTTTCTACAGCGTTTCTGCCATCAgcggcatcatttaaaatacatatctgccaactacggcaccaattttttttcgacggggtcagtttggacgcctgtaacatgttcattaaacaacTCAAAGGGCGGATATTTGGCTTACGTATCCCTAACAGATAAATGCGTATGTGTATAACACGAAATCGtgtcatttatttcaaatttgagatattttaacaaaaatcagtcatttttcatgatttttcggAAACTGTCACTTTTATCTCGTTCacttttctttaaaaacttgaactacgagtccaaaattacctgatggcgtcctcagtcaatggacaatatgttcgtagcaacgattttggccttacttgctttatataattatattgaacgaATTTGTAACCTACCTGTTGTACGCGGTCGAGTAAAGCTATCTGTCATCGACGGAACATTCTGCCATCGACGTGACGCGTAATACGGTGTGAAGTAACTAAAGATGAGTCTTTATGTGAATAAATGACCCGAACTGACATAACTTGCCTTCAATTAATGTAATACTGACTACGCTTCGTAGGCACATAACATACAGCAACATGCATCCAAACAACAGTGTTTATACTAGAAAATCTAACTTAATACCAGCTAAATCATGTTCACCAAGTACAATACTAATACGGAGCAGGGTTTTGATGACCGGTTGCCTTAGGTGTATGCCGACTTCCTGCTCCAATTAAAAAACGACCACAACAGTAACAAGGTGCCTgcaccacgtgactttttcggctatgtgtgggacaatcggatgtcaacaaaccatcgcttcaggtaacgtttttgataatttcttcattaattcaaaaacatttaaaaaaaacaaagacgagagcccggtcaatgtcaaaatacacaactgtgttaagtttgcgcaaaattaatttagtatttttttccagaaagtgcaaccgcgcgtttgaaaagacacgaattgaaatgctatgtgtggtatattttttattcaatcaacaaaaacgttaattataatattgttatatatgctacatatattgtatgtttgcgcatatacatctgattcggagtctgtgtataaaaatgcaataatgctatgtgtggggcacacttttgaaatgctatgtgtggtatgcaagaattttcccgtcagttctgcatttaatctgaacacagttttgtaagaatctaaaacatatacttcagtctatactgaaaatatatcaaattaaccaaatgttacatgattgaatactgaagtaattgtgtaatgtttaaacaatttatgtttaattgaacatacattttaaataaaatacactgcgtaattgttttccaaccaatggtcttttttaacaaacacgttatgttgaactataatattttccttttttttgacttattgtctttaaataaatatcatgattgatatttctgcctgattattaaattcggtcctttttgtaaatgaatgacaaagaaagtaaaagcacttgctttaaaatgggttttacttctgttgtttttcagacttgacaaggataagTCGAAGGATTTGTTACACTTTAAGGCGCGAAGCTGTGTTAGAAttagatgaacaccatcaaaccacacggaaggtgttatgcggcaagATAATTATCAAAcccacagtgacagagacggacccagcttcattctgtgataTTTACGGAaggctatttcaactaactatgcaaacataccttttaatatgtattttggcataatcaaaacaaagtgtatgtattgatttttgtatatttatgtctattgtatctatgttattaataaaattgttttgatgaatataaaatctgagtatatatgttaataaaacaattgtttcataacaaataacaatattaatccaatgatgattgtttgtggtctattaagttcatttagtATCCAATATCATCTTcatatgaatatcttaagtatatcaaaataaacacttcattaataataacattgctttataaccagcatgcacatgttacaatagaaattaaagcaccaagtacataaagaagtacatcagtattcgcaaagtaacaaatcttgctatacaaacatataaatgatctaattaacacgtaacaaatgatcatcgcaaaaaagtcttggctttggggtttttataccaacaaacatatttaattgtattaatacttcatgaactcaatttcaaatgaaatctaaataactgaaaatagtgtaagatgtttaatgaaaatactcattcgacccggtcatgaaaggggctgcaagatcttgttaccaccgcaccaagtaataaacaatacatgttgttcaatttgttgaattgtcaaatgtgtatttaatgtttactttgattgttttctttcacttcaatacttgcaccatctggtaacaaaacaaacagtcttttaaacttttgaataTTAactatgacaacttttcattgatcatattatcagtacgtctcttgaaggtgcttccaaagatactttaatctccctgaaaagaacaaaatacacatgaaataaactgtaaaattaaaaaaaaaatgtcatgcgtgatatataagatagctcaataggattaagatacgaatacatgattatacagaaaaataagttattgatccttttgtctatgtgtttaaataatgctgttttatctctttatgcttatttaataactctcgttacggtctaatatgtttacacattcctgataaaaagcacacaaccataagttcgataacactttttgtaattttgttacaattatattcacatgacaccttgcacaaacaatccttacgattttgtgtattaaacaagtgccttagttggaagttacaattcaatgaaaatttaacattttgttacaaacaattttatttaaactcacaagaaaaggtttgccgcaacataaatattttccttcccgtgcgtgggtggctttgtgtttggagattcccgactgtgttttgacatctctaccacactgttcccaaacaaatggcattctagaagtaaaaaatatgaatataaattatcgacaatcatgataattttgagtaacatgaacgtcgtgattatcatattttaagcacgCTAAACAataccaacaatgttttattgacccacttttgttatttagacaggcttaaaatattattgatgtttatgtcaatctttcgattctctagtttagtttgtataccacacatagcatttcaaaaacgtgtcccacacatagcattattgcatttttaagcaaacactccgaatcagatgtatatgcgcaaacatacGATATATGTAGTTTCTCTAtaaagaattacaatgtccgccctattttttttaaaccttcaacaatattataatgaaagtttttgttgattgaataacaaatataccacacatagcatttcactttgagtgttttcaaacacgcggttgcactttttggaaaaaatacgtAATTAATTTTGCGAAACttaacttaacacagttgtgtattttgacaatgaccgggctctcgtctttgttttttttgaaaatggttttgaattaatggagaaattatcagaaacgttacctgaagcgatggtttgttgacagccgattgtcccacacatagccgaaaaaagtcacgtggtactgGCACCTTGATTAAAGCACCATCAAACAAAGATACATACACTCGCGCAATATAAAGATAAAACTGACTACGCTAAGAAAGCACCAAACATACAACAGCATAAAGCTTCCATACAACAAATATTACCTAAATCTCTCATAGTGCCAACAAAATCATGTTCACCATGTACAATAAAAACACGGAGCATGTTCTCGGTGACCGGCTGTCAAGGATGCATGCAGTACGCCGACTAGCTGACTTCCTGCTCCAGTTATAAAACGACCACAACAGTATAGCACCATCAAACAAAAATAACCTATAATCACGCAATATGAATATAATACTGACTACGCTAAGTAGGCACCAAACATACAACAGCATAGATCATCCAAACAACACATTGGCCTTTTTAATACAGTAATGCTTGTTGCATCATTACTCCTCAGTCCAGTCATTAAACAATCTGGCTCAGTTACATATTTCCTGTCTGTGAATGTATGTATGCTCtttgttaagaaaatatttcCGTCAAGTGAAAAATTTGGCAGAAaaagaattgtaaaaaaaacatttttcacatCATTTTGTCTCGCATTGCACACGACGGGAAAAATAAGTATCCCTCGCCAAAAGGAAGATGGAGATAGAAATGGTAGGCGGCATTCCCATTTTACGTCCCTCCATTAAACACTTATCTGTCCGTCCGATTAATCTGGGTCCtttcataattaaaacaagaaatatctttaaaaaagatatacggcgttgatagttcaacgaatgagatcaaggatagcgaatgtctttttctgtgcagctcttagctgcatcacacgcagtactggatgttacgcggagttttcgcggcttattttcaatattacatattgctgttcataaacctatagatacaaaccagaaaaccaaaagaagaatggaagtgaattaaaacatatgagtcaaacCGCCACACCCGAAGTATAGGCGCGtttttcgaacaaacctgttttagtggtttgtcgggcattgctatttgattcgattattaacagtatcgagaatcatcgcgctcatgcttaatacataagtcaatatggtggaataattattgtttaattaatcaaaaatagtatttatcattgtattgttgaaaacacatttagaatctattattgacataccataattatattgctgaatatcttcatttaacatatttctggtcttaagAACATTGCAGGTCACGTAGTTcatggatagcgtctttattatataacgattattttactggccgtgaactccggtgatgacctgtatataaactctgacattcacacactaaccgcgaattgacccgatacctggcgggttgaaatgcaatacattaaagtgaggcctcgcttccactgctctttatacttttacatgttaacatgttgacaggaatatggaattcagtactaaatatgagaatatagcctttaagtatgtcatgtattgtaatgtaagggacacaactcgtattgtcttgttaaagcatgcagtcatgagttacttgtattgagatttatatatatatgtgaatctatgaataaagccagttgtgagttacccaccgacgagttcagagttattacatgGTGTCAGAAATCTATTAAAAATCGGCGCAATCAGGCGATTGCATGACAATCGTACGTTGCAAATCTGTTGTTAAAGGTTCATTTTATACAACAGCGAAATGGCTTCGAAGGGAATCAGGCCATTACCGGAATTTAACCCGTCAGAAAGTGCATCAAGTTGGGAAGACTACAAACGGGACTTCATAATTCATTTGGACGCGCTAGGTCTGGACGACAAGCCTGGAAAAAGAAAGGTTGGTGTCCTACTTGCCAACATGGGGAGAGAGTGCGTAAAAATTTACGATTCGTTCGCCTGGGCGCCGGAAGTTGTTGCCAATCAGGATGCTGGAATCGCGGCAGTGCCAGCCGAGGATAAATACCATCTagaaacagttttcacaaaatttgacAGACATTTCGGAGTGCATAATTACCGTAACATTAAAAGACAAGAGTTCCTCAACACAAAGCGTGGTAACCTGTCAATAATGGATTACATTTCGGAATTAAAAAGAAAGGCCGAACACTGTCAATATGGGGAACAAAAAGAAGGGTTAATATGTGACATGATCATTAATGGCGTGAATGACACAAAGTGTAGTGAAAAGCTAATGGAGATACCGGTTACACAACTTACCATCGAACGGGTCGTGCAGGTTTGTAGGCAAATAGAATTGACCACATCTCACATCAAATCACTGGGCGAAAGCCCTCACGTAAACATCGCTAGAACGCATCAAAACCCTCATAAGCAACAAAAATACTGTGCCAAGTGTTGCAGAAAACACGAAGTAAGGAAATGTCCCGCCTATCAAAAACAGTGTGACAATTGCGGTGAGTTTGGCCATTTCAAGGCATCCAAATTATGTCCTGCAGTCGGTGGGGCATCGCATCAACAAAAGGGGATATCACACAGAGGGGCACGTGGCTATGGACGTAGACTGCGTCATCACAGAAGTGATCGGGGAATCCACCGTGGATATCGGGGCCGTGGAGGTCAACGACGTGTCAACTACACCGAAGCCCAGGAAGACCAGGTCGAGGAAATGTTTAACCAGTTTGAACATGCGGATGTGAACGACGTATTTATCGCAACATCGAGTGAAGATAATCATGAATGGTCCGCTAACTTGAAAATAGGGTGTAAAACGATAAAATTTGAAATCGACAGTGGCGCAATGTGCAGTGTCATGTCATATGGAACAGCGAAGCTATTTGAAAAGGTTGCACCAATCACAAGGAGTGATGTTATTATTAGCGGTGTCAATGGGCCAGCAGTGAAGGCGCTAGGAATGATTACATTGCTGTGCGAGCATAAAAATATCAAGCGTTCGGTTAATTTCCAGATTATGAACACTCCAAGAGGCATAAACTTGCTTGGAAGGAATGATTCAGTTGATTTTGGGCTGATCATGAGAATACACACCGCAAGACTTGAAACAGAATCTATCATTGAGAAATATAGTGACGTCCTTGGGGAAGAGATTGGGTGTATACCGGGCGAGTACGAGATTAAAATCGATAAGTCAATAGAACCAGTAGTTCATGCACCAAGACCGGTTCCAGTCGCGATTCGTGAACAATTGCAAGCTGAACTAAAACACTTAGAGAAATGCAACATTATTGCTAAAGTAACAGAACCTACGCAATGGGTCAGTAGTTTGGTGTGCGTAAGGAAGAAAAACGGAAGAGTGCGAATATGCATTGACCCCACAGATTTAAACCGCGCAATCCGAAGAGAACATTACCCAATGAACAGTTTTGATGATGTTGCCACAAGATTGAATGGGAGTAAATACTTTACAACGCTAGACGCGAATATGGGTTATTACCAAATAAAATTAACTGAAGAGAGCTCGAAGCTCACAGCGTTTAATACTCCGTTCGGCAGGTACCGATACCTGCGGATGCCGATGGGCGTGAAGTGTTCGAGTGAAGTGTTCCAACGGTCCATGGAACAGAACTTTGGTAACATTGacggggtagaaataattgttgaCGACATTTTGATTCATGGTAGAACACTGGAAGAACATAACAAGCGCTTGGAAACGGTGCTTCAAAAGGCACGTTCAATTAATCTGAAGATGAATAAGAAAAAGTGTATGTTTGCCAAGCCGGAGGTGGACTATGTAGGTCACAAACTGACTGGAGACGGAATTAAACCGACAGATCAAAGAGTGAAGGCGATAGCAGACATGAGAGAGCCAGAAAGCTTCAGTGAGCTGGAAACCGTGTTAGGCATGCTATCGTATGTTTCTAAGTTCATCCCAAATCTCAGTGAGTTGAATGCACCACTGCGCGATATGAAAAGGCTAGAAACGTGGAGCTGGGGTGACGAAGCGAAGCGCgcgttcaataaaataaaagaagctCTTGTTTCAACAAAAGTACTTCAGTACTACGACTTGAAAAAACCTGTCACACTCACAGTAGACGCATCAATGAGAGGCCTGGGAGCCGCGATAATCCAACAGGACCGTGTTGTGGCATATGCGTCACGTGCGCTCACACCGACAGAGCAACGGTACGCTCAGATCGAAAAAGAAATGCTAGCCGTTGTATATGGCTGTGAAAAATTCCACAAACTGCTATATGGCCGAGATACTTTCCTAGTGGAATCTGATCACAAACCGTTGGAGTCGATtctaaagaaagaaatacataaagcTCCGCTAAGGATTCAACGAATGATTTTGAAGCTTCAACCGTATGACTTCAACCTCGTGCACAAAAGCGGCAAGGACATGGGTCTAGCAGACTGCCTCAGCAGATTACCGTTAGAAAATCAAGATGAGAAAACTATCGCTGAAGAGTTGATGGTTTTGAAGCTCGACACGTTGTCGTGTTCAAACCATGACAAAATTGCACGCGCAACGCAAGCGGATGAACAATTCCAAGTACTGGCAAAGGTTATCATTCGAGGATGGCCAGAAACGAAGTGCGAAGTTCCAGTTGAAGCCGTTCCATTTTGGGATTACCGCGATGAAATATCAATTTACAATGGAGTTCTGTACCGAGGGGAACGCGTGTGTATCCCGAAAGAAATGAGAACAGAAACGTTGAAAGCGATACATAAGTCGCATTTAGGGGTAGAAAACTGTAAAAAGAGGGCGAGAGAGTTAgtattttggcccggcatgaacaaacaaattgaagatCTTATTGGCAAGTGTAGTGCGTGTTTAATGCATCGCAAGATGAGCCAAAAGGAGCCAATGATCATCCAACCAGTACCTGAGCTACCCTGGAGCAAAGTTGGAATGGACTTATGCGAACTAGAGGGTAACAATTACCTAATCATTGTAGACTACTTCTCCAACTTCATTGAAGTAGCACCATTGCAAAGAGACACTCGAACGAGCACCATCTTAAAACACATCAAGCAAAACGTGGCTCGTTATGGAATCATGGACTCAATCATCTCGGACAACGGTCCACAGTTCACCAGTGCTGAATTCCGAGAATTCATCGAAAAATATGGCATCACCCATATTACGTCGTCGCCTTTGCACCAACAAACAAACGGCCTTGCTGAAAAGGCTGTACAAACCgttaaaaatctaattaaaaagtGTAGCGAAACAGGGGACGACATCTACTTAGCCCTGTTAGAACTAAGAAACACACCACGCGATAACATCGGATCACCGATGCAACGTTTGATGGGTCGACGCGCAAAAACACTAATACCTATGAAACAAACATTGCGACAACCAGAAGCAACCAATGAAAATGTCGCACCGAAGTTGTTAGAATTTCGTGAAAAGCAAAAATTCTACTACGACCAACACGCGAAGAGCAAGGACAATCTTCAGCCAGGGGACGCAGTAAGAATTAAAACCCCATCTGGTTGGAAACCGGCAGAGTATGTGAAACCGTCCGAATACCCACGATCACATATCGTTAAGGCAGGCGAATCGGGGCGCGAATATCGCCGAAACACGGACATGCTAATGAAAACAAAGGAAAGACCACACATTATCACCACAAACAATGACGTGTACATACCGGCACCCACAGCGCCAACAGAGACGGTAGCAGAACAACCATCAACAACTCCAAATCACGAAAACAGTGCTAGTGCGAGATCGAGCGAAACTCGAGACAAACCGGGGAAAGAGAGTGTACAAGACACTGTTAGAAAGAAAACGAGGTCAGGAAGAGAAGTTCACAAACCGATACGGTTAAATGACTATGTGTAAGATGTGAAGTGCAAAACATGTGTCATATGACTGCCTTATTGTAGtgcaaaataaacttattaataaaCTGTTTAATAACTATCATTCGGTAATATTGGTATTTGTATAAGTAAGATGTATTGTGGTGGTAAATGCATCATGTTCTTGAAACTGTACTATCATAACGAGTAAGGAAcagtttgtacatatttatttttatcatatcaaaCTCTTGGTTAAGGTTTAAagattcagtgccttcagcgctttgatttttcttctaacaacaaaatgttcatgaaattttcttctcacaaaaatccaatattaattatttttgggTGTATCTACTTTCTAGCTTGTTTTCGGTGTTATAACAGTCTGTTATCATTTCCTAGCTGAAACCCGACATTTACTGTATCTGGCATTTGTCATTTTGTCCTGAATAAGCTTGAATCCGAGATAACAGAGACAATTTTTTGGAAAGTTAgcaaacatgtattttagtgaataattttgtcttacatgttgttttattgtcaatttgattttatgaagttcaattgcatatttaatttataagaaGTTCTTCATTACTTAGAGTGCATTTTATTCATATAGaatattctattttcaataacaatttaacactCAGAGGTTTAAAAGAAATTCCCACTATGGTTTTATAAAAAGAACAGTTTATAATGTGTTACTACAGGTTATGTTATTTGCTTTTTTTCATAAACCTCTTCGCATATGTAACGATAGAGTAGTTGGTGtatcatgtgtttatatttaaaaaaaaaagaaagaaaaggggatgtcatgtattgtaatgtaagggacacaactcgtattgtcttgttaaagcatgcagtcatgagttacttgtattgagatttatatatatatgtgaatctatgaataaagccagttgtgagttacccaccgacgagttcagagttattacaaagtataaacgcttttgcgctggtaattctctgaaaataaaaggtgcacgcacaaactgtattgatgtcgagaattgagtgtaaaactgttctatctattaagccttttcataagagataaaattgtttcatgcagtaaaacagtgttacaaacacgcg
Encoded proteins:
- the LOC127872588 gene encoding uncharacterized protein K02A2.6-like, which codes for MCSVMSYGTAKLFEKVAPITRSDVIISGVNGPAVKALGMITLLCEHKNIKRSVNFQIMNTPRGINLLGRNDSVDFGLIMRIHTARLETESIIEKYSDVLGEEIGCIPGEYEIKIDKSIEPVVHAPRPVPVAIREQLQAELKHLEKCNIIAKVTEPTQWVSSLVCVRKKNGRVRICIDPTDLNRAIRREHYPMNSFDDVATRLNGSKYFTTLDANMGYYQIKLTEESSKLTAFNTPFGRYRYLRMPMGVKCSSEVFQRSMEQNFGNIDGVEIIVDDILIHGRTLEEHNKRLETVLQKARSINLKMNKKKCMFAKPEVDYVGHKLTGDGIKPTDQRVKAIADMREPESFSELETVLGMLSYVSKFIPNLSELNAPLRDMKRLETWSWGDEAKRAFNKIKEALVSTKVLQYYDLKKPVTLTVDASMRGLGAAIIQQDRVVAYASRALTPTEQRYAQIEKEMLAVVYGCEKFHKLLYGRDTFLVESDHKPLESILKKEIHKAPLRIQRMILKLQPYDFNLVHKSGKDMGLADCLSRLPLENQDEKTIAEELMVLKLDTLSCSNHDKIARATQADEQFQVLAKVIIRGWPETKCEVPVEAVPFWDYRDEISIYNGVLYRGERVCIPKEMRTETLKAIHKSHLGVENCKKRARELVFWPGMNKQIEDLIGKCSACLMHRKMSQKEPMIIQPVPELPWSKVGMDLCELEGNNYLIIVDYFSNFIEVAPLQRDTRTSTILKHIKQNVARYGIMDSIISDNGPQFTSAEFREFIEKYGITHITSSPLHQQTNGLAEKAVQTVKNLIKKCSETGDDIYLALLELRNTPRDNIGSPMQRLMGRRAKTLIPMKQTLRQPEATNENVAPKLLEFREKQKFYYDQHAKSKDNLQPGDAVRIKTPSGWKPAEYVKPSEYPRSHIVKAGESGREYRRNTDMLMKTKERPHIITTNNDVYIPAPTAPTETVAEQPSTTPNHENSASARSSETRDKPGKESVQDTVRKKTRSGREVHKPIRLNDYV